In Nymphaea colorata isolate Beijing-Zhang1983 chromosome 5, ASM883128v2, whole genome shotgun sequence, one genomic interval encodes:
- the LOC116254077 gene encoding uncharacterized protein LOC116254077 isoform X3 — METEVVELSLPEGDVAVQTDEEHWNAYLEEEDKRKDTDDSDGDMEDKPLDSLVTVVHEDKLKEVLRNLCFEEPKIVIDASKEFVRLLRGASGEEFLRQYVQASPSCQELWDAWKLQREKSALTRVWLLIATILEHPGGKETLVESAGSRGGGITIDPAAKSRHAIRKKLDKFARSIVEDKLDDVYGALSSKETSRRKAALSLMAAVVRRGPGFAHEVVRKFDFSMKAFVELAETKPRKMGTKAKKEEKKKKPSTRPAFIEFAMAFLQASDPRALRWVLQKRELCAGVLHSLSRDDDKTISFVLCTLQNKVLSAESLVPPSLQSVLLGDATLEQLSDISGNPDGGDAAEAAHRTLMMVCTDPSHGLMPESSDNLTKPGRLAGRSTLKGNPGRLLRLMLRLRPLEVAYHKDLLLAIVGGRPSIAALYMDSFPYNLEPRPSPHWFSSILLASDLVSAVNVGTCLFSSIPLRIEPPNLDSSGMQTILKCILPSPLTRLVINRGLLHSNVLVRHGSLRILLEALKSMDNIIAAINIKIGSTTSRRDAGSTKGRVPSQVKDSEGFPKIIGFSGSGAFPKIDEYLSTSSSANIKADGSLLQRWSSFRQGLQDEFRAILPDPQVLLKLLSSLSCSQAFTRKPLKRKELTTSHETSKAAKRSKSNKASEDVDIFISGIASEVRVSQSGEYGIVDDTHPKEDADEMQNTSMIAWIWSLDDLSFFGDEPWNIESYFHSKLLDAVTLYMRTIPDSLVEGSYDFFKILPSDPMTLSTCQVQSLLSLLLEYVQQYPRSRTATKGHELRYKHLQPLIKLMLYSPTAGIRNQACVLAREAMLSTGAFDGNVSEIESWFMSLPAYVSGRGSASSSPSDTLESMTAVLVPFFCDAVSTVGNNLHKYLHQLCDNLENITSSEDTPDFGPLILCILQKCMRVLESDTKTFKLIDRCMISSYVGNSLKLLLQIQLGSGLLASLIISILTEKFCKDPSVKVNSHELHCEWRPLMNLLCFAQSMKCQDICKPKPIALKPVNGHGGSLTKAVYKALKMVKEGHNEPPVKVAAALCSSLLCADLEDLVHNFPALLVVFKSCFGDGFEFLFSTCSIEHGLLAQISRQWSDIFPGQKIRATVTIDDDTEANEVFQGNSLMTSSEDTTLVSGFSDEFTVSAFNLFLRRMPLCIILPTIICFGDSRPLDRSEITDLLKSKISEASSGNIILLLRFILFWLHQVELYYGIAPSSYLEQQICLCFLLIEVLLIQTLASTFDPVTSQFGQADSNTLIVEVVDIIFHHPAVTMFLLHPTCTNKDKTRSVGNGFKDFLFTSKQYVSPIDLCVLHLLRNIADSISKQNTSTACSVHDIHNAVKNACRNLLQRLLAVFREDFEWCILENRNQVPCFASWYVLSESLQYISPFVLLETANWVFCKMEMHGTHTLAVFSPVSAGMYIAEMAFKMLPSYLVHGSENRSTCSLFWESSVQSLDLCLVEKVYFRVLDFSMSYQLENADLCLLNAVVAAKIINKTAQPQVAHLPLSMAMLRMITESPIEMVVHCMHKIDKVKSKLLSLITEMSPHHLNYFGKIFLSMVNKKGVPGMDILVSLEQIKKIVEQYSVLGTEDKVMLLPTVHLYFSSLSNLDKDHAEVITEFVSGFLLDGSLDWQNFVTSSIFLIDPNEVSFTSTIELPHLFSFSVLGKFVHLFHYYIDENLDNKKWRKALFNSVFTSLPMHDEILMCDANEVFNCSYEQLLNLVNGFVAKLSLLRMLLYPKSHSVHFPVIKADEGSSGMLSREISSKVKLKPKLYFRLMICLVVTLDKIVQRCSLSVIYSSSQKSDYCSLFARFLEITILRNLVELSAELGSDPVPVKYLTFLEPFTRSSLVYRFEDPATLRAMRTILLLFSRCSFNFNDILNHLLAHSLFIPTILWCEMKDDLSFHDPREHLSLRSASRVLQLLTFYDPKGNGVTDKVNTEKTIMDIYPDIYHRKLEVVKLLRALVLLKAQNICLSASEEVAFNPRDLVSLLLSGYGATMNEIDLEVCKLMHEIEFVDGSDGSHIAVMNFLWGSSASKIRTEQILDKLLSVDGGGGGEIDEEYHKRTFKENLAVDSRYSLMTVLNFPYHQHAWTQPASLDKLLQDSFADMSSASYEKRRVTSYDPDFILRFSIHGLSRGFFEPIEFARLGLLAIAFVSIASTDEGIRKMGYDALGNFKQSLEDRQAGKVGLSLRLLLAYLQNGILEPWQKIPSVIAVFAAEASLILMNPQENQYLVVNQLLTRFSKVNLQAVPLFHALLGSGTINFQRDLDWILRLCCVGLNLVDDALIVKRSFVFELLLSFHASALVSHESRTLILQ; from the exons ATGGAGACGGAGGTGGTGGAGCTATCGCTCCCGGAAGGCGATGTAGCGGTCCAGACAGACGAAGAGCACTGGAACGCTTATTTGGAGGAGGAGGATAAACGGAAAG ATACAGATGATAGCGACGGCGATATGGAGGACAAGCCCTTGGATTCTTTAGTCACGGTGGTTCACGAGGACAAATTGAAGGAAGTTCTAAGGAACCTGTGTTTCGAGGAGCCGAAGATCGTGATCGATGCTTCGAAGGAGTTCGTTCGACTGCTTCGCGGCGCATCCGGTGAGGAGTTTCTTCGCCAGTACGTTCAGGCATCGCCCTCGTGCCAGGAACTCTGGGATGCTTGGAAGTTGCAGAGGGAAAAATCGGCCCTAACCCGCGTTTGGTTGTTAATCGCCACGATCTTGGAACATCCCGGAGGTAAGGAGACGCTCGTTGAGTCTGCTGGATCGAGAGGGGGTGGCATCACGATTGATCCTGCCGCGAAGTCGAGGCATGCGATAAGGAAGAAACTTGACAAATTCGCTCGCAGCATCGTGGAAGATAAGTTGGATGATGTTTATGGGGCGCTTAGCAGTAAGGAAACAAGCCGGAGAAAAGCTGCATTATCGCTCATGGCTGCTGTTGTTAGGCGAGGACCTGGTTTCGCTCATGAAGTTGTCAGGAAATTCGATTTTTCGATGAAGGCTTTTGTGGAGCTCGCAGAAACTAAGCCTAGGAAGATGGGGACTAAAGCCaagaaggaggaaaaaaagaagaaaccatcTACTAGACCGGCGTTTATTGAATTTGCAATGGCGTTCCTGCAAGCTAGTGATCCTAGGGCATTGCGGTGGGTTCTTCAGAAGAGGGAGCTATGTGCTGGAGTGCTACATAGTCTCAGCAGAGACGATGACAAAACAATCAGCTTCGTTCTTTGTACGTTGCAGAACAAGGTTCTTTCTGCAGAGTCGTTGGTTCCGCCGAGTCTTCAGAGTGTGCTTTTAGGCGACGCTACTCTCGAGCAGTTGAGTGATATTTCAGGCAACCCAGATGGTGGGGATGCTGCAGAGGCTGCTCACAGGACGCTCATGATGGTTTGTACCGATCCTTCTCATGGATTAATGCCAGAATCCAGTGATAATTTAACTAAGCCAGGACGTTTGGCTGGTAGAAGCACATTGAAGGGTAATCCAGGGCGTCTCCTTCGTTTGATGCTGAGGTTAAGGCCGTTGGAGGTTGCGTATCATAAAGACCTACTATTAGCTATAGTTGGCGGAAGACCATCTATAGCTGCATTATACATGGACTCTTTTCCGTATAATTTGGAGCCACGCCCATCTCCTCATTG GTTCTCGTCTATATTGCTTGCTTCAGATTTAGTTTCTGCTGTAAATGTGGGTACCTGCTTGTTTTCGTCCATTCCCCTACGGATTGAGCCGCCGAACTTGGATAGCTCTGGAATGCAAACCATATTGAAGTGCATTTTGCCTTCTCCATTGACTCGTCTAGTTATTAACAGGGGTTTACTCCATTCGAATGTTTTGGTGAGACATGGTTCACTGAGAATTCTGCTCGAGGCGTTGAAGTCAATGGATAACATAATAGCTGCCATAAATATCAAAATTGGCAGCACAACAAGCAGGCGAGATGCAGGTAGTACGAAAGGCAGAGTGCCCAGTCAAGTAAAAGATAGTGAAGGTTTCCCAAAAATAATTGGTTTTTCAGGTTCTGGCGcttttccaaaaattgatgaaTATCTATCTACATCATCATCTGCCAACATAAAGGCAGATGGCTCGCTGCTTCAAAGATGGTCATCTTTTAGACAAGGATTGCAAGATGAATTTAGAGCCATCCTGCCGGATCCTCAAGTTCTTTTGAAGTTATTATCTTCATTGAGCTGTAGCCAGGCATTCACAAGAAAACccttaaaaagaaaggaattgacTACTTCACATGAAACTAGTAAGGCTGCCAAgagatccaagtccaacaagGCTAGCGAAGATGTTGACATCTTTATTAGTGGGATTGCAAGTGAAGTCAGAGTGTCTCAATCTGGGGAATATGGGATAGTTGATGATACACATCCCAAAGAAGATGCAGATGAAATGCAAAATACTTCTATGATTGCCTGGATCTGGTCTCTTGACgatttgtcattttttggtGATGAACCATGGAATATTGAAAGTTATTTTCATTCTAAGCTGCTTGATGCAGTTACTCTTTATATG AGAACGATCCCTGATTCATTAGTTGAGGgatcatatgatttttttaagattCTTCCCAGTGATCCAATGACATTGAGCACCTGCCAGGTGCAGTCCCTTTTGTCATTATTATTGGAGTACGTTCAGCAATATCCTAGAAGCAGGACTGCCACCAAAGGACATGAGTTAAGATACAAGCATTTGCAACCTTTGATTAAGCTGATGCTGTATTCACCAACAGCAGGGATTAGAAATCAGGCTTGTGTTTTGGCTCGGGAGGCAATGTTGAGCACAGGTGCCTTTGATGGGAATGTGTCGGAAATTGAGTCGTGGTTCATGTCTCTTCCTGCATATGTCAGTGGCAGAGGTTCTGCAAGCAGCTCACCATCTGATACTCTTGAAAGCATGACAGCGGTTCTGGTACCATTTTTCTGTGATGCAGTCTCTACTGTTGGGAACAACTTACACAAGTATCTTCATCAATTATGTGATAATCTTGAAAACATCACTTCTTCTGAAG ATACTCCTGACTTTGGTCCACTGATCCTCTGTATACTACAGAAGTGCATGCGAGTACTTGAATCTGATACCAAAACCTTCAAGCTTATTGATCGTTGCATGATCTCATCATACGTGGGCAACTCACTGAAGCTCTTGCTACAGATTCAG TTAGGTTCAGGATTGTTGGCTTCTCTCATCATCTCCATTTTGactgaaaaattttgtaaggaTCCTAGCGTCAAAGTTAATTCCCATGAGTTGCACTGTGAGTGGAGGCCATTGATGAACCTCCTTTGTTTTGCTCAAAGCATGAAGTGCCAGGATATATGTAAACCAAAGCCCATTGCTTTGAAGCCAGTGAATGGACATGGTGGTTCCCTAACAAAAGCAGTTTACAAAGCATTGAAAATGGTAAAAGAAGGTCATAATGAGCCTCCAGTGAAGGTTGCAGCAGCTCTGTGTTCCTCTTTACTTTGTGCAGATCTAGAAGATCTAGTACATAACTTCCCTGCTCTTCTTGTTGTTTTCAAAAGTTGTTTTGGGGATGGATTTGAGTTTCTATTTTCTACGTGTTCTATTGAACATGGTCTTTTGGCCCAAATTTCTAGGCAATGGTCTGATATTTTTCCCGGTCAAAAAATCAGAGCAACTGTCACCATAGATGATGACACAGAAGCTAATGAAGTTTTTCAGGGTAACAGCTTGATGACATCCTCTGAGGACACTACACTGGTTTCTGGCTTTTCAGATGAATTTACTGTCTCTGCATTCAATCTGTTTCTGCGGCGCATGCCTTTATGCATTATATTACCCACAATAatatgttttggtgattcaagGCCACTTGATCGTTCTGAAATTACAGATCTGCTCAAGTCCAAAATATCAGAAGCTTCAAGTGGTAATATCATCCTGTTGTTAAGGTTCATCTTATTCTGGCTTCATCAGGTAGAGTTGTACTATGGAATTGCACCATCTAGCTATTTGGAGCAACAAATATGTTTGTGCTTTCTTCTGATAGAAGTTTTGCTGATTCAAACACTGGCATCAACTTTTGATCCCGTTACCTCACAATTTGGACAAGCAGATTCTAACACATTGATTGTtgaagttgtggatattatttttcatcatcctGCAGTAACCATGTTCCTTTTGCACCCCACTTGTACCAACAAGGATAAGACGAGAAGTGTAGGGAATGGTTTCAAAGACTTTCTTTTTACTTCCAAGCAGTATGTTAGTCCTATTGACCTCTGTGTCTTGCACCTTTTGAGAAATATTGCTGATTCcatatcaaaacaaaatacaagtACTGCATGCAGTGTTCATGACATCCACAATGCCGTCAAGAATGCCTGCAGGAACTTGCTTCAAAGGCTACTTGCGGTCTTTAGGGAGGACTTTGAGTGGTGTATACTTGAAAACAGGAACCAGGTGCCATGTTTTGCTAGTTGGTATGTTCTTTCCGAGTCATTGCAATATATATCTCCTTTTGTTTTGCTGGAAACTGCTAATTGGGTTTTCTGCAAAATGGAAATGCATGGGACACATACATTGGCTGTGTTTTCTCCTGTCTCTGCTGGGATGTACATTGCTGAAATGGCATTTAAGATGTTACCAAGTTATCTTGTCCATGGAAGTGAAAATAGGAGCACATGCAGTTTATTTTGGGAAAGTTCAGTTCAAAGCTTGGATCTTTGCCTTGTCGAAAAGGTTTATTTTAGGGTCCTTGACTTCTCCATGAGCTATCAGTTGGAAAATGCTGATTTATGCTTATTGAATGCTGTTGTTGCtgcaaaaataattaataaaacaGCTCAACCTCAAGTTGCTCATCTTCCATTGAGTATGGCGATGTTGAGGATGATTACTGAAAGTCCCATTGAAATGGTTGTGCACTGCATGCATAAGATAGACAAAGTAAAGTCAAAGCTATTGTCACTAATCACAGAGATGAGTCCTCATCATTTGAACTATTTTGGAAAGATATTCTTATCAATGGTAAACAAAAAAGGCGTTCCTGGTATGGATATTCTTGTTAGCTTAGAGCAGATAAAGAAGATAGTAGAACAGTACTCAGTTTTGGGTACTGAAGATAAAGTGATGCTGTTGCCCACTGTCCATTTGTATTTCTCAAGCTTATCAAATTTGGACAAGGACCATGCTGAAGTTATTACTGAGTTCGTTTCAGGGTTTCTACTGGATGGCTCTTTGGATTGGCAGAATTTTGTTACTAGCAGCATCTTCCTGATAGACCCTAATGAAGTTTCGTTCACATCTACAATTGAACTACCACACCTTTTCAGCTTCAGTGTACTTGGAAAATTTGTTCATCTGTTTCATTACTATATTGATGAAAACTTagacaacaaaaaatggagaaaagcaTTATTCAATTCTGTTTTTACAAGCCTACCTATGCATGATGAAATTCTAATGTGTGATGCAAATGAGGTTTTCAATTGTTCATATGAACAGTTGCTCAATCTTGTGAATGGGTTTGTTGCAAAATTGTCCTTGCTAAGGATGCTATTGTATCCAAAAAGCCATTCAGTGCATTTTCCAGTAATTAAGGCAGATGAAGGATCTAGTGGAATGCTTTCAAGGGAGATTAGTAGCAAAGTGAAACTGAAACCAAAGTTGTACTTTAGACTTATGATTTGTCTGGTTGTCACTTTGGACAAGATTGTGCAAAGATGCTCTTTATCAGTAATATATTCTAGTTCACAAAAAAGTGATTATTGTTCTTTATTTGCAAGGTTTCTGGAAATTACCATATTGAGAAATCTAGTTGAGTTGTCTGCAGAGCTGGGTAGTGATCCTGTGCCAGTGAAATACCTTACATTTCTGGAACCTTTTACTAGATCTTCTCTAGTCTATAGATTTGAGGATCCTGCTACTTTAAGGGCTATGCGtactattcttcttttgttttcaagatGCAGTTTTAACTTCAATGATATTCTTAATCATTTACTTGCACATTCACTATTTATTCCAACCATTCTGTGGTGTGAGATGAAAGATGATCTCTCCTTCCATGATCCTCGTGAGCATCTATCACTCCGTTCAGCATCCAGAGTTTTACagcttttaacattttatgATCCCAAAGGGAATGGCGTCACTGACAAAGTGAATACTGAAAAAACTATCATGGATATTTATCCTGATATTTACCATAGAAAACTGGAAGTGGTTAAATTATTGAGAGCTTTGGTTCTACTTAAAGCTCAAAATATATGTCTTAGTGCCTCTGAGGAAGTTGCCTTTAATCCCAGAGACTTGGTGTCTTTACTTTTATCAGGATATGGGGCAACTATGAATGAAATCGACTTGGAAGTTTGTAAACTTATGCATGAAATTGAGTTTGTGGACGGATCAGATGGTTCTCACATTGCTGTGATGAATTTTCTATGGGGAAGTTCTGCATCAAAAATAAGAACAGAGCAAATTCTTGATAAGTTGCTGTCCGTTGATGGAGGAGGTGGCGGCGAAATAGATGAAGAATATCATAAGAGGACTTTCAAGGAAAACCTTGCTGTTGACTCTAGATATTCTTTAATGACTGTCTTGAACTTTCCTTATCATCAACATGCATGGACTCAACCAGCTTCCCTGGACAAACTTTTGCAAGACAGCTTTGCGGATATGTCATCG GCATCATATGAGAAGAGAAGAGTAACTTCATATGACCCAGATTTCATTTTGCGGTTCTCGATTCATGGATTGTCTAGGGGCTTCTTTGAACCTATTGAGTTTGCAAGACTTGGTCTGCTTGCAATTGCATTTGTTAGCATAGCTTCTACTGATGAGGGGATACGGAAAATGGGATATGATGCTCTTGGAAACTTTAAACAATCTCTGGAG GATAGACAAGCTGGTAAAGTTGGATTGTCGCTTCGACTACTTCTAGCTTATTTACagaatggaatcttggaaccgtGGCAGAAGATTCCTTCTGTAATTGCTGTTTTTGCTGCAGAGGCCTCTTTAATTTTGATGAATCCACAGGAAAATCAGTACCTTGTTGTTAATCAATTACTGACACGTTTCTCTAAGGTGAATCTACAG GCTGTTCCATTGTTCCACGCATTGCTTGGGAGTGGCACCATCAATTTTCAAAGAGATCTAGATTGGATTCTTCGCTTGTGTTGTGTTGGACTGAATTTGGTTGATGATGCTTTGATTGTTAAGAGAAGCTTTGTTTTTGAACTTTTGCTCAGCTTTCATGCTTCTGCTTTGGTGAGCCATGAGTCAAGAACGTTGATACTACAG TGA